ATTGGTGCTAGGAACTATGTAGAGACGTTGGAGAGGTCGATGATTGAATTTGCTTCAGTTTACCGCGTGAAAGCTCGGGCAGGACACAAAGGTGAAACAGGGGTTTGGGTCGGGGATAGAAAGATTGGTGCGATTGGGGTTCGTATATCCTCTGGAATCACTAGTCATGGTTTGGCCTTCAACATAGATCCTGATCTGAAGTACTTTGAGCACATTGTGCCTTGTGGGATTGCTGATAAAGAAGTCACATCTCTGAGAAGAGAGACAGATACTATGCTGCTTCATTCTGAAGAAATGATGATGTTGTGTGGAAGGAAGATCCTTCATTCATTTTGGACAACGAGGAGGAGGAGTATAAAGACTAATAGTCCTTCAGGTTTAACTCGGTTTAATCCGGTTTAACTCGGTTTAATCCGGTTTTGATTGAATGTATCTTACTTACTCTATGCAATTCGCTATTCGATTAGTTTGCTCTGACTCCTTCCAAAGGATTTTATTAACACAAACTTGTATAAATCTAAAAAGATGAGAGTCatcataatatataagaatcatTGTTCAAGAAAACTAAAGCAAAGATAAAGAGTAGAACAAATAGAAAACAAACCATAATGCAGAAGGTATACCTAAAAAGAGAGAATAAAGGGGAGAGATGGAatagatgaagatgatgagtgAAACAATGGCCATGACATGACTAAGACCCATGATGCCGCCTTCGAAACATTCGGGTAAGCTCTGTAGGAAGATGTAGACCCATAAAAAGCTACACCATAAATAAATGCTGCGCAGTAGAAACCGAAAAACACCTCGATCATGTGCCATTTGTGTGGAACAGCTATGCGAATTTTCGAGtgttttatatacaaaaatattgcaACGTTTAAGGCTATCAAGAGTGCGCTCATGACAATGTCATAAATCACGAATTTGTTTAGCCTGCATCAACCCACCAGAAGAACGTATTAACTATTTGTATATACAAAAAGAGAGAAGCCTAACTTGTTAATACAATCGACtgttatataaatatagtgatcaCTTCTTATGGGACAACTGGTAAGAATCGTTTATGGGACTCACCACCATGGACGTCGCTTTTTGGTAATATTAGTCTGATTTTCATCGACCGTAGCAGCAGGATCCATGGTTTAGCTTTTTGGTAATATTAGTCGAAGTTAAGGCCTTTGTTACTCTTATATAACGAAACCTTTTTCTGTTTTACATAACTTTTACCTTATACGATTATCTAAGGGTTTGATTATGTCAAAGctcaaaatgaatatttttttttctcaacagtTCTTATCTCCTCTGATTATATATTACTAGGGGTCTTGGCCCCGTGCTTCATGTCGAGAATAATATTTGTATGTCGAAAATAATATAACATGTTTTTCTGGgctttattgttttgtttagcctaaacattaatattttttttatctttgttaaGAGTCTGAGTGGTTCTTTTGATAACTCAACTTTCTAAACCAATTGTTATAGTTCTTCAATTTTGTTGTGCCCCCTGATCATTGTTTTTTGCCGATTTGTTCTCTTACCACAATTTCCCGTTGACCATCAATTTCACCAACTCCCAAAATCATCACATTTTATTCTTGTCTagacatatttgtttttttttcttccttttttcacTCTAGTAAAACATTGTGATATTTTCCAATGTATTTGAGTTCCACAGTTGATTCCCCTCATAAATGTAATGTGTTCTTATGTTGATCGTACATATATATTCCTGGGTATTAGCTAGGTAAAACATATCACATGTCCTGAACGCTTAGGGGTAATTTCATTCTCATGTTGAACACCATCCCTTGTGTCTCTCGACTCTACCACAGCCTCCGTTGTAAATGAACCTGTGAGAAAGTCACAACACATAGACATCTCTAATTTGAAAATCTTGGTATGtccatcttcttttttttcattgcAATGTTAAAGGTTCGAGTGAGGGTCTATGGATTTCGCGTAGTGGTATGGCAGTGTTCCCtagatttcatttatttttttttgtagccttTTGACTATTATTATAATATCTGTACATTAATCGGTTAATTATAAATCATAGATACAATAATattgttttctcaaaaaaaaaaaagataacaatATTCTTTACCTATTTTCATTAAGAACTATTTTTagtcacactacaagaaaacatattttttactaggacaatattcgttgtaaattcgtcgtaaacagggtgttacgacgaattaacgtcgaaagacgtttcgttgttaaacgtccgtcgtaacggaggtttcgtcgtaaacgactcgttacatttacgacgaaatatattcctcgtaaagcgcagggaaaggattcgtcgtaaacgccacgtaagacttcgtcgtaaagcccacgtaattgtttcaatgtaaagcacacgtaaatactttcgttgtaaatcactcgtaaacatttcgatgtaaaatcctcgtaaatatttcgatgttaatcactcgtaaacattcgatgtaaactccatgtaatgtttacgaggagtttacatcgtttcttattatattattattaattaatatataatagattttaatttatatttaatattcagaatttaaaataatttaaattttaaaacaaaatatgaaattggaaaacatatttttaaaaagtcatacaataatatttaaattcataatacaaacagaaaaaaaactacatattgtcgaagtagttggtggggttgctcggctgttgacgggttggatcggactcttagggatctcgtggtggcattccaagagcggctcgtatctcactcaacattctctgcataaccgggtttcccacggccatcacgtctagtaaatcctcaagagagtctaaacgaacctgctggctatccatttgagccttctggctatccatttgagccttcatctgagcagtctcttcatcccgtctcgaagtgtatgacgaagttgcccttgcaacttcgttaatagagcctataccgactatccgtcccttctttttaggagccacctgtaacacccccgaaccgtcctaggcataggtcaacccaccggccaacaatcaaacaagaacatgaccgacggacgacccacaccaagggttggagatgaaaggccaaccggccagccaacaatcaaacaagaacatgactgaccgtccaacccaacaccatggtccggaagcgctacgtgacgggttagggacgatccggccagagtcacaaaatttactccacgacctcgaccagttcgtccactaacacgtcccgctgcgtcaaggcaatAGGCTtggcaacccgtacctagagttagcattttccgttagatcgaggcctaagacttttcaacccgtaccacgacctaacgttgtgttagaccggactagtcaaatatcagagtactcatgaagcgcatataaaacaattactgttattgatttaagaaatattcatacattgaataattcaagactgggccggcctaatgccaaatcgagtcaatataacacaattcacaataccgtttacaaaaggcatgaaaatctacaccggcggtcccaacgtccagcaccatgctatccaatcatccttacctaaagcgacctgcaaaaaggacaacggagttggatgagtaatctagtattactcagtgagctggcggcctctacccgcaacctagactctaacccagacaaaccaaaataacaatcaatctagccctagcatgcaatataagctaaggctaagtaaaccgttactaagttagacttggcctcctgccataatctaacttcaagtaacgggaacctgcatttaaACAAGttaacaaccaatccctagttaaccatatatacgcttgagttcagtactcatgtagtgttagacacttagactatacaagtatcatgagccggtcgaccaacaatcaaacaagaacatgatctgccaaccaatgataccgcatagctttaatatccaccacccttcacaagcaatccctcaaacacatacaggccaacgtcaagcctacactaacaaaatacacacaagcctaatccggtacctaaaccagacttaggacttaatgtcagaacctgcaagcaaacaatcaacaaccaaacacaatcacaataataacaagatagtaactaccaatgactcgatcttactcgtaacaccgtatatcggtgctacattaactcgagggttccataaccctctacgacacactaacacaacactctaacctgggccctggtgacttcgtgttcct
The window above is part of the Brassica napus cultivar Da-Ae chromosome C8, Da-Ae, whole genome shotgun sequence genome. Proteins encoded here:
- the LOC111200786 gene encoding octanoyltransferase LIP2, mitochondrial-like, with translation MIMDDLQKMRSPRTLEVWKLGTVNYLKSLKLEDKLVSDRKANRIPDTLLSLQHPPTYTLGKRRTDHNLLIPEAELKGLGAELHYTQRGGDITFHGPHHAILYPIISLRSIGIGARNYVETLERSMIEFASVYRVKARAGHKGETGVWVGDRKIGAIGVRISSGITSHGLAFNIDPDLKYFEHIVPCGIADKEVTSLRRETDTMLLHSEEMMMLCGRKILHSFWTTRRRSIKTNSPSGLTRFNPV